A window from Bombus pascuorum chromosome 12, iyBomPasc1.1, whole genome shotgun sequence encodes these proteins:
- the LOC132912985 gene encoding elongation of very long chain fatty acids protein 1-like: protein MNLDSRLPPRKTVLTSIVSHYSNRSVTRMSVDIFKLDGQDGKALPIHVPQKVGFLETYRYIMEDAADSRVADWFLMGSPFPLLGIIFLYLLFVLRFGPLFMKNRKPYNLNKFMICYNISMAIASATIFYGLLTSGFATKFSLGCETHVISNDPDSYRTARWVWRLLMLKVLELSDTVIFILRKKYNQASFLHVYHHTSTAFLSWIACKFVPGGMWTFTIMPNCIVHVIMYTYYLLACLGPQVQKRIAPWKQYITGLQMFQFIIMICHMFQTLLPTCEPNRKPIAYIYMSQILVMFCMFCDYYKKSYLRKKTE, encoded by the exons ATGAACTTAGACAGTAGGTTGCCGCCACGAAAGACGGTGTTAACGTCGATAGTCAGTCACTATTCGAATCGTTCAGTAACCCGAATGTCAGTCGATATCTTCAAACTCGACGGCCAAGATGGGAAGGCTCTCCCAATTCATGTGCCACAG AAAGTGGGCTTCTTAGAAACGTATCGTTACATCATGGAAGATGCAGCAG ATTCCAGAGTAGCAGATTGGTTCTTAATGGGCAGTCCATTTCCATTGCTaggaattatatttctttatctgCTCTTCGTTCTTCGCTTTGGGcctttatttatgaaaaatcgaaaacCGTACAATCTAAATAAGTTTATGATTTGTTATAACATCTCTATGGCCATCGCGAGCGCAACTATATTTTACGGG ctACTTACTTCGGGCTTCGCCACTAAATTCTCTCTCGGATGCGAGACTCATGTCATTTCAAACGACCCTGACTCTTATCGC ACGGCTCGATGGGTATGGAGACTCTTAATGTTGAAAGTCCTCGAGTTGAGCGACACCGTTATCTTCATTCTCAGAAAAAAATACAACCAAGCGTCTTTTCTTCACGTTTATCATCACACGTCGACCGCTTTTCTTTCGTGGATAGCCTGCAAATTTGTCCCAG GCGGCATGTGGACGTTCACGATTATGCCAAACTGCATCGTGCACGTGATTATGTACACCTATTATCTGCTCGCCTGCTTGGGCCCACAAGTGCAAAAGAGGATCGCGCCTTGGAAACAATATATTACGGGGTTACAAATG TTCCAGTTCATAATCATGATATGTCATATGTTCCAAACTTTGTTACCTACTTGTGAGCCAAATCGGAAACCAATAGCTTATATATACATGTCGCAGATTCTCGTCATGTTTTGCATGTTTTGCGATTATTACAAGAAATCATATCTCCGAAAAAAGACGGAATAG